Below is a genomic region from Brassica oleracea var. oleracea cultivar TO1000 chromosome C9, BOL, whole genome shotgun sequence.
TGATGCGCTCATAATCACCTGCTTAAAGACTTGGCCCGTTGTGGAGAGAGAAAATTGTTTTTTATATAATAATAGATAGATAGATACATGCTAAGATTTCTCCCGATTTCTTGAAGACAAACGTAAAGGGAGTTGCTTGTCTGATCCTGATCTTCCCTCGTCCTGTTCGCTCGTCGACACTTGAAATCGCGAAGCCGATAATATAGCAGATGACTGCAAAATTGAAGCAGGTGATGCTGCTTTGGCTCGAGGGTTTCCTAGAAGCTTGTTCTCTCCACCGTGTTGTAATTCTCTGTCACAAGTAGGTTCCTCTGATTTTGTTTCCCGAGAAACTTAGATTTCCATCTAATCTCACAATATTTTCTCCCGAATTGTTTTGATTGGTAATTAGGTCGCGAAAGCTCCTATTACGAACGGGGCAGTGTTTTCTTTTGAATGGTTTGATTTTCTTAGGAAGGTAAATGTCAACTACTTAACCTTTGTTTTGATTAACCTGTTTGGCTTGAAATCGAGATTACATATGATCTAGAAAAGAAAAGATTGGATCTTGGGATGAGTTCAATCAACTTGCCGGACAGGCTGAGACCTAATTAAAAGAGATTCTCTTTTTTCTTTGCCAAGATTCTTTTGATGTTGACTTGAGAGTTCTTCAGATGGTGTCTTAAGATTCAATACTCTGAGCTTATCTTACACCTTCTTTTTTGAATTGGTTTAGTTTGGGCGTCTTTAAGTGGTTTGTTAATCCAGCCCTTCAGTGGATATTACCTGATCCATGCGCTCCCGTCACGTTCCAAGACTTTTGCTCGTATAATGGATCTTATGCCTTTCTACGTGGTGGTCTTTTGCAGCTATTTTACGTAAGTTTACTGCTACCTTTTAGATTTAGTGTAGTTTATCGTCGCGGGTTGTGTATCAACTTTTTCAATTAGCTGACTTGGAAAGAACACTTTTATTACACTGCAGGTATTTTGGTTCTATCCTATGTATATGCTGAGCTTCATCTTAAGTAACATCTGGTAGCCTTCTTGCATCTTTACCTTTGCTTTCTTATTTTTTTGCTTCTCGGAGTTGTTATTATTACCATGTGACTTAGTTGACTGACACAGGAGTGAGTATTGCCTGTTGAAAACAAATTTATTCACTTTTCCATTATTTTATTCTGAGCAATCCGTTAACTTAGTTTGTTAAGACTTTAGACTGTTTAGTTCGTTTGATTGGGCTGTGAACTTCAGGTATAACGATGTTGCAAAGTATGGATTTGAGGCAATTGAAAAATCTGAGTTAAGGTCGGCAGAAACATTCAGCCAATGTGACGTCCCTGCGTCAGTGAACATGACAAATGCTGAAAGACCTTCTGGTTTTGGAGGGTACTTCTCTACCAAA
It encodes:
- the LOC106312904 gene encoding protein EI24 homolog isoform X2, whose protein sequence is MTAKLKQVMLLWLEGFLEACSLHRVVILCHKSRKLLLRTGQCFLLNGLIFLGSLGVFKWFVNPALQWILPDPCAPVTFQDFCSYNGSYAFLRGGLLQLFYVFWFYPMYMLSFILSNIWYNDVAKYGFEAIEKSELRSAETFSQCDVPASVNMTNAERPSGFGGVMIDIGEQVYSILLLTFFFTEVYVVGVIPYIGKILNFLLLSWMYAYYCYEYKWNFLEIPLVKRLEFFESNWAFFAGFGSPGVLAIFFLSPLVSGALMAILFPLGQDLTNLSLPQEERGNVQVY
- the LOC106312904 gene encoding protein EI24 homolog isoform X1, translated to MTAKLKQVMLLWLEGFLEACSLHRVVILCHKSRKLLLRTGQCFLLNGLIFLGSLGVFKWFVNPALQWILPDPCAPVTFQDFCSYNGSYAFLRGGLLQLFYVFWFYPMYMLSFILSNIWYNDVAKYGFEAIEKSELRSAETFSQCDVPASVNMTNAERPSGFGGVMIDIGEQVYSILLLTFFFTEVYVVGVIPYIGKILNFLLLSWMYAYYCYEYKWNFLEIPLVKRLEFFESNWAFFAGFGSPGVLAIFFLSPLVSGALMAILFPLFVLTATGSGPDKSIVAPRGTWQCAGLLRLPIFYVANTLSMLALSIFRLESLQHEKTG